Below is a window of Podarcis muralis chromosome 5, rPodMur119.hap1.1, whole genome shotgun sequence DNA.
TGTGGCATAGTCCCACAAGACCCAATGCAGTACAGGTGCAATCATTTCATCCATGGTACTTGATTGTGGGAAATGGAAAATGTCCAGTGAAACAATAGAACATTACTGGGTGATGAGGTGACTTGTGAATGTGCAATGCACAAAGTTTTTTCTTTAAGGTGTGGGCAGAAGGAGTTGTATTATCATTGACATTTTATGAAGCGCATGTGACGTTCATGGAAACACTTTCAACAATTTCACCATTGTTTATGCTAAAAATCTTTCTTATTTAGACTGTGTGTTCTCAgtttatatattttctttttaggcAGCAAGGAAATCCTCTAGGCTCTCAGCCCTTGAAAAACAGCTGGAAGAAAAGACTCTTGCTTACACAACTGCTGCTGAAAAAAATACTGAGCTGGAACGGGAATTAGTGGTAAAACTCCTATTACCTATTCACAGCTTCTTGGGATGGAAGGAGATGTATTTACATATGTAATATATTAAATACGCCAACAGGCATTAGTATTTTCAGAGTTTACCTCTAACGTGATTTTGAACAAGCAAATTGTTTTTCCTTAAGTGCTTTCAAACAGTTCAGTACAATGCGATTTCTGTTTATAATGTTtttagctgcactttggtttgtAATATGACATAACGTGGCACTGAAAGATCCATATAATTTTCCACTGAAGCATTAATTTATGCAGCTCAATAATGACGTTGCTTTTCCTAGGAAGTGAATGCTCAGCTCCACAGCTTAGAAAGAAACTTCAATGAGGAACATGGGCACTTAGCCGcagtgcttaaaaaaacaaagatgATTCATCACGAGCACCAGAAAGAATTGGAAAAGCAGATTGAATTGGTAAGCTTCTAATTTGtatagtattccccccccccccccagttcctaaATATTTTGGTGATCTCTTAATAAAAAATTCAGTGTCTCTTCCATGCTGCCTTTGTGCTCGATGCATACATATAAGATCAGTCACATGTAAGAGGCCACTTGAAATTTAAGTGCAAGGAAGTTGCTTCAGGTGGCAAGTTGCTTCTGAGAGTTAGCTCAGATTTTGCCCTGGTGTTCTTTCCAGCTACAAAAATAAGTCTGAAGCAGCAATAGGCTGCAGACATTGAGCTGGGTGAAGGGAAAGCCTTCCCAGAAATGTTCATAAAGGCACAAACCTACTTCCATTGATGGATAATTTGTTATCTCCCCTGCACTTTCAAGAAGCAACTCCAtcaaaaaatgaaaatgtcaGGGAGGACTTTCAGCTCTCTCCCTAAATTCAGCATACCACAGAACTTATAGCTGCAGAACATTCTTTAGTAAGTACCTCCAGACATATagttttacccagagtagactTATTGAAATAGGCCCATTagtttcaacaggtctactcaaaATAAAACTTACTTGAATGCCACCCATAAATATACTGTTGGCGACACTTATGAGTATCATGTAAATGTAGCCAATAAATGTAACCAGTTGTTGCAGCTATATTATTTGGCATTCTCTAACAAATACTTTATGGGTCAATAACtaattcttctttttaatagCTTGAGTCTCGGCTAGAAACGAGATGCCAGCAATTCCATGAGCAGGAGAACACAATGTCACTTTTACAGCAAGATATCTTATGTAAACAACGTCAGATTGAATCACTAGATCTACTGCTAATAGAAAGCAAagaggtattttttttttattattttgagggCTGCTTGCAAAATACCCAGGGGGGGGGGTTTCATATGGTCATTCCTGGTGCTGTGTGgtgttgcttcagaaagtgctgCTGGCATGCTCTGTGACCAGCAAAATCTTAACATTTCCTCAGGGAGGGGAGATGAGTTTACACAGTCCTTGCGCAGGGCTTCTGCTGTCAGGATTTATTAGTTCCATCACTCCTGTTGAGTTTATTTTTCTTAgtggactatattttttaaaagtgaactgTAAAATCATGTTTTAAGGTGGTATGTTTTCTTCTTTTGATACTGTATTCAAACAGGAAATGGAAAATCAGAAAACCAAGAAAGAGGAAGCAATAAGGATATTACAGAGCCAATTTACTGAGGAAACAATCAAGGTATGTacacttccttttattttttgacTTCTTGTGACTTCTcatgtcttgcaatatttcatttcataaaatttatacacctctgATCCTAAAAAGACCTCAAAATGATTTACAAGAAGTTAAAGCAATAAAGTCAAGAAAAGTTTGCTACTGCATTTTGAAACCTGCAAAAGTTAACAtacaaacagattaaaattattaATTTAATTAGCTTCTTAAGCATCTTGGTAGgctttctgttcctttctttggCCAAAACTTTAGAATATTTATACTGAAGGCTCTCTTTCTCATCAATTATTCTCCTTATTTCATTATGAAAGGGAAGAATTTAAGAGTGAGTACCTTGAAATGATTTTTCCTTAGGCACCAAAGTAATGTTTGAGCTATTTAAATTTGTAAAGAAAAACCCTTTGTGATTCTATGTTTATACTTATATCTGTTGTGGTTTATTAAACTAAtccttaattttattatttcaataGCATGATCACAGTACAAAACACTTTACATGCTAACAATCATCACAGACAGGCCTCTGCCCTGAAGAGCTTACAATCTAGATTTTGAATCATGGAGCTGGCAACAAAAAACGGGGAGGGAAGAAAGGCAAGGGTGATTAAGAATGAATATGAACAAATGTACACATGCATTTATTTTCCTTACGGGTGAGGGCTAAATAACCAATAGGGTTCCTGAGGAAAGATGGATTTAAGGATGAATTTGAAAGAAGAGACAGAGGTAGCACCATGTAGATCAGGGAGAGAGTTCCAAACATAATCACATGATACTTTAAAATGAAGTTTGCCCCGTTTCCCACAACCCACAGCAAAGTATGTTTGAGGGAGAGAATGAGACATCCTATAACATTCTGTCTGTATAACCTACAGACAAGAATCACATTAGGGTTCTTGTAATTttaatttagggacgcgggtggcgctgtgggttaacccacagagcctaggacttgccgatcagaaggtcggcggttcgaatccccgcgatggagtgagctccggttgctcggtccctgctcctgccaacctagcagttcgaaagcacgtcaaagtgcaagtagataaataggtaccttccagtgggaaggtaaacggcatttccgtgcgctgctctggtttgccggaagcggcttagtcatgctgaccacatgacctggaagctgtacgccggctcccttggtcaataaagcgagatgagcgccgcaaccccagagtcggtcactactggacctaatggttaggggtccctttacctttaccttaattttaatttattgcatTGATGAGATTATGCCAgggttatttttgagtccctggAATACTGCACTGTGAAAAGCTACTCCTGATGAATTCCTTCTGCTGCATAGCTATTAGAGGTGCAGGTGAGCTACAgctgaaatgtttctttttctccGAGGTACAATAAATTAATAAGTACTGCACCACATTCAACTTTAATTTGTGAAAAACATTTGTGGTGTGGGTGTGCAAACATGCAAATACTTTCTTACggcttcattttaaaatgttgtgctGTTCAAAGATATGCTCAGATATTGTTACTTTAAAGAACTGGTTTACATTTCTGCCAGTATATTAACTAAAACTACATTGGCTTTGTACCCATAACAAAAAGTAGcgtattttattgcaattttagGTTCTGGGGGTGTTTCAGAAGAGCAATTGTTTCTCAAATTTTATCTACCTTTGATTCTCATTAGGTTAGACAGCTACAAGCAGCGCTAGATGACTGCAAGGAAGATCTCGCGGTATATTTAAGTAATCTTGAAGAAAGTAAAGTGTTATTTGAAAAACAGCTGGCGAAGAAAAATGACGAGGTAAACTTTTTTGATGCCTACATCATTAATGCCTACATTAGAGCATTAATGTGTGCATGGGCCATTTTTATGTGAGCACATTTGTGCAGGTTCATCCACATGTGAGTGATTTCAATTTTATGTTTCCAAAATCTGTCATAATGTTTCTCATTCAAATTAGTGAGAGGTGCTTGCTGGGGTGTATTCATGCTATCTGCTGTTTCTTCCCCTCGCTCAGTACTTTCCCaccctctgcaagttcaggaaaccAGAGGTCCATTGTGGGTGTGCACATGGGTATTTGTTTATGCACAAGACAAAGACATTGCTCTTAGATTGTTAAAAACTTTGTGTTCTTCTGGACATTTTAACTGCCACCCCCCTTGCAGATGGTTCTGATTATGATAATGTTTTGCAGAGGAGGTGGGGGTGCTTTGCTTCTTAGAATTATACATTACAATTTGTTTAGTTTtaattgttgtgttttatatagTGTGTTTTTATATCGTAAGTCCTCTCAAAACTATTTTAGTAGTAAgtgtataatacagtggtaccccgcaagacgaacacctcggaagacgaaaaacttgctatacgaaggagtttttcgttttcttagccgcttcgcaagacacatttccctatgggcttgcttcgcaaaacgaagcttgctctgcaagctccagggacagaggggaaggcacgcggcgcttcccctctgtccccggacggtctccataggaacgcattgattgattttcaatgcattcctatgggaaaccgtgcttcgcaagacgaaaaacttgcaagaagaaaaaacttgcggaacgaattaatttcgtcttgcgaggcaccactgtaaatttacacacacacacacacacacacacacacacacactgtattatatttatatcccgcctaaAGTTGGCAGACATGTAGTTGGCCATAACCATGGTAGCTCCATGTGGTGGTATTTGAATCTTTGTTCAGAAAAAAGCTTTAGTTGAGAATTGGCTTAATTGTGGTAAATATTTTACtcgtaggtaaggtaaaggtaaaggtacccctgcccgtacgggccagtcttgccagactctagggttgtgcgcccatctcactctataggccgggggccagcgctgtccgcagacacttccgggtcacgtggccagcgtgacaaagctgcatctggcgagccagcgcagcacacggaacgccatttaccttcccgctagtaagcggtccctatttatctacttgcacccgagggtgctttcgaactgctaggttggcaggcgctgggaccgagcaacgggagcgcaccccgccgcggggattcgaaccgccgaccttttgatcggcaagtcctaggcgctgaggctttaacccacagcgccacccgcgtccctctttactCGTAGGACATGTAAGCAAATACAGAAGCATTAAAATCTTCAGTGTGGCTTAGGATAGAAAGTGTGCCAGCAGTATGCAGATATAATAATttaggaggatttttttttaaatataagtaGGTTTTTCCCAAAGTTACTCCTTTTTTTTAGATAGAAGCATATTTTTAAGTATAGACTATACTATGTGAATTTGATTTTATATTATAATGAAATTCTGTGATGATGTGTGTTTTAGTAGTAACTTATGTATGTTGTCAGGCTGCTCTCCTATGAATGATGAAATGGGAGCAAGCTGAGAATGTATCTCAAAGTTAATACttcatcatttttatttgtttccagATACAGCGGTTGCACAAAGAAATAAAGTTGAAAAATAACAATCTTCAGTCAACTAGTGAACAAAACTTCATTCTGCAGCAaacactgcagcagcagcagcaaatgttaAACCAAGAAACCATTAGGAATTGTGAATTAGACGACAGCCAAATTAAGCTCCAGCAGCAGGTACATAATGATCAGTAAAGGATTTATATTGTCCACATTACACTTTCATGTACCATGTATATTTGGAAAACAAAATGATGTTATGGCATATGCTGCTCTTGAAAATGCTTTCTCTATCAAAATAGTTTCCTATGAAGTGTGAGGGGCTACTGTTTGAGGAACACGTGCCTAAAGCCCTGTTGGCCATATAGAATTAGTTTGTTTATTTAGATATTTGCCACTGGATGTGGTCTATAAAGGCACGAGTGCAGCATAGGTCTGTACACATTATATCCTTCAGTCAGATTTGCAAAATTCACATACACAGGATTAGGCAAATGgcacaacttttttttattttatttctgaagtTTGTAAAAGCTTATTTGCATGCTAATAGCCTGTTGCTATAGTTACAGTACAATCTTATGCATGATTATTtagaagtcccactgtgttcattgGAGCTTATTccttagtttaatgtttttaGGAATGTGCAAATATGCACTTCCCTGCTTTCGTTTCATTTTGTTTGAGTGCTGCTTTACAATCCATATAATGCATTGTATCCATTATATTGAAGCTTTATACTTTTCACTGATACCAATAAAAATTGACTTTAGGGTAGTGCAACCACTTGAGCAGTCTCCAAGCCATCAGTTCCACAGCAGTCTTGTTACATTAAAATTAACTTCTCTGTTGCAACTGGATCTGGTAATTCTTCAGTGTTGCCTTTTGACTGGAGAATTATGCTCTATACCTGTGAATCAGAAAGTGAACAgacatttattttttgttattggACACGTATCTTGAAAACAATTATTTCCAAAGGAGAGGAACTATATCCATTGGGCAAACAGTAATCAAAGGCCTTTAAGATAAAGCTAGATACACAAACTTGCAcacgtgtatatgtgtgtaatcaAAGGCCTTTAAGATAAAGCTAGATACACAAACTTGCACACGTGTATATGTGTTTGTGATTTCAGGGGATGTATACCTGCAAATGCTCTTTCTTGGCTTTCTCTCTAAACTTtggataagtaaataaatattgaaCAGCCTAACAATGCTGTTCTGTGTATGTCTACACACTTACCTCTATTAAATCCCTTTAAAAATAGGTATTAAAATTAGAGCAAGAACTTCAAAAACAGAAGGAAATTATGGAGGAAGAGTTGAGAAAAACTACCGAGAATCTCCATTTAGTCTCTGAAGAAGCTGATTTGAAAAGACAAAAAATAGCAGAACTCACGGGTACAATCAGGTAGGTTCAGAATACTCTTCCGTGGATGGGTCCTTTTAAATCTCTATACTGTATATATCATTacttttaaattctttttctgAATGTATCATCTTTTGAAAGAAGAACTTTCCAGAACAGAACTTTTTAAGCAAGTTGGTTCAAGCATTAAGGGCCTGGTAGCTTAAGCCCACCTTCCTCAACTTGCTACTCTCCAGACATcaaggactacagctcccatcagttgtgcaggctggggctgatgggagttatggtccaAAACATATAGAGGGcaacagtttggggaaggctggtataAGCTATTGTGCTGTTGCAGACCCATCTTACTTATGTATCTTACAGATACATAGTTCCAACTTCTTAAATACTCAAGTTCAAACTCAGTGTGCCGTAGATCTATATTTTGCTCAGAATAGCATTAAGAACACGCTTATTTCAGTTACTGATTGAGATTTTCTAATTCTGCTTGTTTAGGCAAATTAAGATAGAGATGGATCAATGTAAAGATGAGCTGATAGACATGGAGAAAGAGTTAGTTCACTTAAGACGAGATGGTCACGCTAAAGCATCGCAGCTGGGCCACTTGGAAATGACTTTGGAGGAGAAACATGAAGAACTGCAGAAAAAGACGCAGCAAGGTAGTCTCTTTACTGTGCTTTTTCAATGCGAAGGCCATACATAACAACTTTGAAATGAATGTGATGTGTTTCTCAAGGATAATACACATTGGAATGGTAGGCCTACATGAAAGAAACTGACAGGGAACAGGGCTGTAGAATCTTTGCAGAGCTGTCTAATATGTATGACTAGCACAGACGCTAGCTTTTTCACTGCTAGAACACAGCCGTGAATTCAGTATGTAGTCCTCAGTCTAACATCCTTTTCTGCTTTCCATATGCACTACAGTGAAACAGTTAGAAGATAAATTGCTTCAAGCTGAGACACAGCAAAAGGATTCTGAGCAGAAAATAGGAACGCTGGAGACTGACCTTCAGAATGCCACTGGGAAGCTAAAAACTAGTTTGAGACAACTGCAAGAACTTCGGAATATGCTACAGGAAACACAGTTGGCTCTGGAGGAGAAGTATGCTGCTATCGAGAATTTAACAGAAGAACTAAGGTAGGCTGAACCCTTGTTACTGAGCTGCATCACCATTGCGAACTAGTACTTTGGAAACCttatgctttatttttaaatttaaattgcagAGACTGCAAGGATGAACTTGAGAACAAAAGGCAAGAACTCCTTGAAATGGAAAAGATACTAAAAGAAAGGAATTGGGATTTGAAACAAAGAGCAGCTCAGGTTAGAACTTTATCAGTATAATTTATGAATTTTGATAAGCCTCATACATGTTTTGGGGGCCTAAGTGATAACCACAACTCTGTGGTGCATAATTTCATAcatggtaagtaaaggtaaaggtacccctgcctgtacgggccagtcttgccagactctagggttgtgtgcccatctcactcaagaggccgggggccagtgctgtccgcagacacttccgggtcacgtggccagcgtgacaagctgcatctggcgagccagcgcagcacacggaacgccgtttaccttcccgctggtaagcggtccctatttatctacttgcacccggaggtgctttcgaactgctaggttggcaggcgctgggaccgagcaacgggagcgcaccccgccgcggggattcgaaccgccgacctttcgatcggcaagtcctaggcactgaggcttttacccacagcgccacccgcgtcccttcatacaTGGTAAGCAACTTCTAATTCTTGTTTCCTgtttctgccttctctctctctccctttttaggTTACACAGTTGGATATGTCAATCCGTGAGCACAGGGGAGAATTGgaacaaaaaataattaaattagaAGGAAATTTGGAAAAAGCAGAGTTGCAGATCAAGGAATGCAACAGACAGGTGCTTTGATTATCTGTTATTGGGAAAAAATTATTGTATTGAAGTCAAATGTAACCCTTACTAATATAATAGCTTGTGGAAGTTTTGAAGCATGAAACAGTATATGGGCTGTGTGTATCTTAACTAACAATATAGTTTTTTAAACATAGCAATACATGTTGTGCCATTAATGTACATAAAATTATAACAGTTGCACAAGTAGAACAGTGCCATAATCACAAGTGAGTTACAAGAAGGCTTACAGGACATGTTACCTGCCTATACACAATCAATATATTTTACCACTGCAGAACAGTTACCTGACAAAACAGTTACCTGAAACACATTGGTGCTGCAACATTCTTTTGTACCAACCACATAGGTGACCCCCCCCTTCACATAGGTGACCCCCTTCTTCTTTTATTGGTGTCAGCAGTTGCAGGCCCTGCCCATTCTGAGGATGACTTTTCTGAAACTACATATGTATGAGGGTAaaaaatggaagggaaggagCCATCTTGAACCACAATTAATGAAAAATACTATTGCATTAACTAAAGTGGAAGAGTTAAATACTGTCACAGAATCTGCGCAACTGACCAACTGTagattttaaacagaagttgtaGAGTTTAATTCCCATAATGTATATAAGATGTGCTGTGGGGCTTTTGTTACAATTCCTAAAATAGATAATTCTCTTAATAAGTAATCCTGTTCTACACCCTGTTGCCAGATTGAGAGTTTAGAGAGCAAGCTGCAGCATTCCAAAGGTGAACTTCAGGAAAAAGAGTTGAACATCCTCCAACAAGATCAAGAGATAAATCGCCTTAAAAAGGAAACtggaagaaaacaggaaaaagtaACAGATATTGAGAAAGTAAgttttttatttgcataatggTTTTTGTCTGTGACTATAGTCACTATCTGATTTTTTCATCAGCCTAAACCATAAAGGATAGAGAGAAATGCTTCCTGTTCATAAGGGGTTGAATCCAGATTTGCTCTTCTGTAAACAGAAGGCTCCTGCTGGAGGAAGCAAGGGGTgtctgaatttttatttatttaattattgctgaatatacacacacacacctcttcacAGCAGACTTTTATAAGTGCAAGGGCTGtgatggggtggggaagaagtaATTAGCAAATATTACTTCCCATGCAAGCAGCTTTTTGTGCTCTTAATCCATCAATTTGACAGTAAGTGTCTATATAGGATTGTGGCCTCATTGTTTGTTTCCCTTCATCTCATGGTGGTCTTTTAAGTCTCCTAATATGCTACTGATTAGTTATCATAGCGAGGACAGAAGGCTACACAGATATTGCATCTGATAAGGCATGGCAGCAGaatggtatgttaaaaatgaaaaaaaaaggatGTAAAAATGCTTAAGTTTTGTTAATGCACATTGTTTACCCCTTTTAGAAGGTGGAGGAACAGGAAAGGTTCATGGCAGAACAGCACAAAGAAATACTTGATTTGGGTCAGCAACTGAGGCTAGAACGTGAACAGATGAAAAAGGTCCATTTGGAGCTACTGGAAAGTCGCCGTCAACAGGCTCAAGCTCAGAGAGATGTGGATAGGCTCTCTCTTGAACTGGAAGAAGTGAACCACCTCTCTCATGAAAAAGTAACTGTTTTTCATAGTTCTTCCTGTCAACAGAATGGCCCGATACAGGAGTGTTCCTGTACCCAATTTAATGTGTATTGGGCAACAATGGCTTCCTCACTTTAATGGGGGTTCATTGGTTCCCTGCAAGCAGAAAGGCAAAGAAGGAAGGATTATATAATACTTGCATAAAAGTATTGTTGCTGATAGGATTCATTTTATAATTGCCTTTTAGGAAAGTCGTACAAATCATTTGGCAGAACAACTAGGGGCAGCTCAGGCACGGGAAGCCCAGTTAGAAGCAAGAATGCAAACGGAGATTAGGAGGCTCTCAGCAGAAATACACTCACTAAAGCAGTCTTATACGTCAGAGGTAAAAACAAAATCGCTCTTACCAACATGTGTTGTATTTTTAGATGTATTAGAACTGAACAGTTAATTTTTATCTTGGAATTTTAGAGACTGGCTGTAGGTTTGCTTGGCACCTTGGTTTAAAAGGAAAACCTTTGATTCTGGCATTGCAAATAAGGGAGAACATAGGAAGGTCCATTGGCCAACCTacagtgattggcagtggctctccagggttttaggcagtgttctctcccagccctacctagagatgctggggattaaacctgtgaccttctgcatgcaaagcagatgctgtactacTCAGCAATAGGCCTTCCCCAAATGCTTCAGGACCATTCATCTTTCTCATCCCTTCCCAAACGTGAGTTCAGCTACCTTCATCAAATTACTAAATCAACACTGATAGACGTGACTTTAACAGCAGAACATTTGATTTTGGGGATTGTTCTTTGAACAAGGAATTCCGTAATTATGTATCAATTGGGACATTAGCTTAATAAGGCTATTTGTTCCATGCCTCTATTAAAAGTTTAAATAAACGGATCATAAAGttttgaaaatattttgttgTCTTTATCCCTTCAGAAACTCTTACATGAAACAGAGGAAACAAAACGGAAGGAGTCGATATCTAAATCTCATCACCTTTATGGGCAGTTGCAGCAGCTGAAGCTAGACCTGGAAGATGCACAAGGCACTGTCTGTAATCTACAAGAACAGCTTCAGTCCAGAAATGACATGATTGACGCAGCAAACGAAGCTCTGCTTCTCAAAGTGAGTAAGCACAAGAATGTGTTTTCTTGACATACAAGGCAGCATGACAAAAAACTCATGCACAAGgagaaattaataaaattatccaACTTCACTGATACTACCAAAGATTATTAGCAATTAGGCTTTTGTGAGACTTGAGGGCCAAAGATGGTCCTCCAAGCCTATTTGGCTACGgagactctccccagaccacatccTGTCTCCCCAGAACCTGCCTCTCACTGGCCGTACTCTATCATCCTGGAGTgcctttgcttggctggaatgtttccttgatggtgcctcttgcttggctagatggaaacctctggcttttgcatgatGGAATCCAAAGCTAAGAGTCCCATCCATTGCTGTGCTTAGTTCTATCTTGGaccacacccacttttgcctctagctgcACTCGTGATGGGTGTTCAACCCCAGGGAATGCAACTGTGGGACTTAAaattttccccacccctggtttggAGACTGACTCGACATTTTTAGGGGGTGGCTGTTGTCTTACCTATGTCTTCCCATTTCCTGGATAATATCTAGAATAAGAAATAGGAAGCCCAATCATGTTCAGTGTCTTCCTGCCCTCTGTAGATGGCAGCCAATGAAGTGGGACAGGAAAGTGCTGAAAACATTGTCACCGAATGAAGTGCTAAGCTCATGTGAAAGGCATAATATTTTCTTAATAAAAGTGTTGAGTTATTtgtgtttattacatttttagGAATCTGAAGTAACAAGACTACAAGCTAGGCTTGCAGGTCACGAAAGAACAGAAAGCATCAAGCAACTATCAGCCCCACAAAGCATATCTACTCATCAATGGTTAGATCAAGAGCCAGACTTTGACAGGCATTCTCAGAGAAAATCTGCAAGCATTAATGATCCAAGTTTTAAAGATGATGGAAATTTATTAAAACCGAAAAACATTTTTACATCCAATACTTTGGTAATTTGTAGGAAGCCAAAAGACACAATTCACGACTCACCAAAAAGTCCAAATGAATCGTCCTTTGATCCTTTGACACACATTGTGGAAGAGGATGAAACTTGTGATAGCAGTGACTTCCAAACTCTTAGTGGCATGCTAAAATATATCAACAAAGAGATGAGTTCTGAAAATTCTCCATAATTTTCACCTGATGTAAAGGACAATTCAAGTATGTATTTCTGTACCATAGTATTTCTTAGGCAAATAGGACACAGTTCACTTTGTCTGGTGGTGGGGCAGGGACATGATAATATTGTTCCCTCTTTGAGTTACATTTTATGGAGCGAGCATGACTACTAAGATGTATTAACTAATTAATGTTCCTCTAGGACAGACTTTACAAATGCATCAAGAGTGCATATAgggtcccttttttttttaaggacacgAGCtcaatcaaaaaataaaaagcatgatCCTttgcagaagtaagttccacttacCTATCAGGTGAGTGTGCATAGGAGTGCAGCCTAAACCTGAAAACCGTTTTGAGGAATTTTCTTCAGGACTAGTTTTTACCTGATTGTAATTGCAAATAGAGCATTATGAATAATGTAATTCAATGCTTTTGATAGATGATAGGATATCATCAAGTGCATAAGTTCTGATTTAGACCAGGTAATGCTGTATCCCAAGAGATGTCCAAAATCATTTATGAGAGCTGTCAATGTAGGGATGGATCTCTCTGGGTTTGTGATAGTGCATAGCATGTCATCCACAAATAAGACTATCTCTTGTTCCCTAACAGCTGCATGGATACTGCTGGTCTCACTACTGTATATCCATGGGTTGCACAG
It encodes the following:
- the CCDC18 gene encoding coiled-coil domain-containing protein 18 isoform X1 encodes the protein MERNLWTSHDHDTHEEDLFANVVSLRSQLKKTERNLQDLEELYQSTNSYNSDDTLEILTMEDLTDPSELHNCSTQSSLSRMPWHNRDSSRKHRNKCYSLSLDKTLEEENEILRDKLNIVREKNASLTSQNHHLMNKIETINYELNQSRARISFLESTLSTHSVSIPMLEEQIASLEAEVQAQDKALKEAEDKLEESQKRLMEKEYSFQKLKEEYKEIRFDLIEQCKQGKRTECQRNEALFNAEELTRTFKKYKEKISEKLEKVQEEEQTLERNLMNCVKEKEKLHAKCNSYRSELESTKEQVRQLTEENSIGKENLRGVEAKCAEMEVQLKHSQQNILKLENKLQVQDTVLEEKNTLLHEIASLKALVAQQNDHLKLYHQEIENSRTELKTLENIISQLSQSSPREASHSMHHSKEASCPNCCDLSRSLIEELRLKLTMKEALIQQFQAETMTSNPCQDLFDESERQELNGLEIEPVKLTGNQTERKHQQLELVAKQFEKVKQRLHGQLEELRTKLEKCEAENSFLKETMAQRTSQFQTIQDELLEKAAKSSSLEREAARKSSRLSALEKQLEEKTLAYTTAAEKNTELERELVEVNAQLHSLERNFNEEHGHLAAVLKKTKMIHHEHQKELEKQIELLESRLETRCQQFHEQENTMSLLQQDILCKQRQIESLDLLLIESKEEMENQKTKKEEAIRILQSQFTEETIKVRQLQAALDDCKEDLAVYLSNLEESKVLFEKQLAKKNDEIQRLHKEIKLKNNNLQSTSEQNFILQQTLQQQQQMLNQETIRNCELDDSQIKLQQQVLKLEQELQKQKEIMEEELRKTTENLHLVSEEADLKRQKIAELTGTIRQIKIEMDQCKDELIDMEKELVHLRRDGHAKASQLGHLEMTLEEKHEELQKKTQQVKQLEDKLLQAETQQKDSEQKIGTLETDLQNATGKLKTSLRQLQELRNMLQETQLALEEKYAAIENLTEELRDCKDELENKRQELLEMEKILKERNWDLKQRAAQVTQLDMSIREHRGELEQKIIKLEGNLEKAELQIKECNRQIESLESKLQHSKGELQEKELNILQQDQEINRLKKETGRKQEKVTDIEKKVEEQERFMAEQHKEILDLGQQLRLEREQMKKVHLELLESRRQQAQAQRDVDRLSLELEEVNHLSHEKESRTNHLAEQLGAAQAREAQLEARMQTEIRRLSAEIHSLKQSYTSEKLLHETEETKRKESISKSHHLYGQLQQLKLDLEDAQGTVCNLQEQLQSRNDMIDAANEALLLKESEVTRLQARLAGHERTESIKQLSAPQSISTHQWLDQEPDFDRHSQRKSASINDPSFKDDGNLLKPKNIFTSNTLVICRKPKDTIHDSPKSPNESSFDPLTHIVEEDETCDSSDFQTLSGMLKYINKEMSSENSP